A DNA window from Mycolicibacter hiberniae contains the following coding sequences:
- a CDS encoding histidine phosphatase family protein, with protein MQRTVFRSWTTATVALIGAGAIAAGPVATPLASAVAVDILLAAQDITIDLIRHAESEDNAGHVLGTLPPGAPITAIGAQEAAYLADPANPQHLADPDFYAGIYASEFLRTQQTAADWLTAAGAPETPVTILGGLNEINAGWFEGGDLSNLLVQVGYAFAPLMWTMGSFWVPMLGSTIDPNGVAFNDRVTDALQAIYDDTISDPESSGSNVAFAHAGTIAIWTLMNVQNPDFGLVLDELLDTRSPLVNTGQVVIDGNPTDGWTLVSWNGIEVDATPDLFTGLFVDWRDFTTAGQIATWHIIEAFQGGDQAEILAALQTGFDQVVNAFIAFPQDVFDTLTGALGG; from the coding sequence ATGCAGCGAACTGTTTTTCGATCCTGGACCACCGCCACCGTCGCACTGATCGGTGCCGGCGCGATCGCGGCGGGCCCGGTGGCCACGCCACTGGCCAGTGCCGTCGCCGTCGACATTCTGCTGGCTGCCCAAGACATCACCATCGACCTCATCCGGCACGCCGAATCCGAGGACAACGCAGGGCACGTCCTGGGCACCCTGCCGCCGGGGGCGCCGATCACCGCAATCGGGGCGCAGGAGGCGGCCTATCTCGCCGACCCCGCGAACCCGCAGCACCTCGCCGACCCGGACTTCTACGCGGGCATCTATGCCTCGGAGTTCTTGCGTACTCAGCAGACCGCGGCGGACTGGCTGACGGCCGCGGGTGCGCCGGAGACCCCGGTGACGATCCTGGGTGGCCTCAACGAGATCAACGCCGGCTGGTTCGAGGGAGGCGACCTCAGCAACTTGCTCGTCCAGGTCGGCTACGCCTTCGCGCCGCTGATGTGGACCATGGGCAGCTTCTGGGTGCCTATGTTGGGATCGACGATCGACCCCAACGGTGTGGCGTTCAACGACCGTGTGACTGATGCTCTCCAGGCCATCTACGACGACACCATCTCCGATCCGGAAAGCTCGGGCAGCAATGTCGCCTTCGCGCACGCCGGAACGATCGCCATCTGGACGTTGATGAACGTGCAGAACCCCGACTTCGGCCTGGTACTGGACGAACTGCTCGACACCCGTAGTCCGTTGGTCAACACCGGTCAGGTCGTCATCGACGGTAACCCGACCGATGGTTGGACCCTGGTCAGCTGGAACGGGATCGAGGTGGATGCCACGCCGGATCTGTTCACCGGCCTCTTCGTCGACTGGCGCGATTTCACCACGGCCGGTCAGATCGCGACCTGGCACATCATCGAGGCGTTCCAGGGCGGGGATCAGGCTGAGATCCTTGCTGCCCTGCAGACCGGGTTCGATCAGGTCGTCAACGCATTCATTGCGTTCCCGCAGGATGTCTTCGACACCCTCACCGGTGCGCTGGGCGGCTAA
- a CDS encoding enoyl-CoA hydratase produces the protein MDRVSEFVTVHSDADEPGVATLLVSRAPTNAMTRQVYREIAAAAAEVSDRDDIAAVVLYGGHEIFCAGDDVPELRTLVAAEAEVFARVRHDAVQAVAAIGKPTVAAVTGYALGSGLALALAADWRVCGDNVKFGATEILAGLVPDGGGLARLAGTIGASRAKELAYSGRFFDAEEALALGLVEQMVAPDGVYEAAMAWARQFVGAPALALAAVKASVDALGAPMERALADQRRYAEVFGAAAGSSPDEDQRPTPEP, from the coding sequence GTGGACCGGGTGAGCGAATTCGTCACGGTGCACAGCGACGCCGACGAACCCGGGGTAGCCACCCTGCTGGTCTCCCGGGCGCCGACCAACGCCATGACCCGGCAGGTCTACCGGGAGATCGCCGCGGCCGCAGCCGAGGTGTCCGACCGCGACGACATTGCCGCGGTGGTGCTCTACGGCGGCCACGAGATCTTCTGCGCCGGCGACGATGTCCCGGAGCTGCGCACGCTGGTCGCCGCTGAGGCCGAGGTGTTCGCCCGGGTGCGCCACGATGCGGTGCAGGCCGTGGCGGCCATCGGTAAGCCGACGGTGGCGGCCGTCACCGGCTATGCGCTGGGAAGTGGTCTGGCGCTGGCGCTGGCCGCGGATTGGCGCGTCTGTGGCGACAACGTCAAGTTCGGGGCGACCGAGATTCTGGCCGGCCTGGTGCCCGACGGTGGCGGCCTGGCGCGCCTGGCCGGCACCATCGGGGCGAGCCGTGCCAAGGAGCTGGCGTACAGCGGGCGGTTCTTCGACGCCGAAGAGGCGCTGGCCCTGGGGCTGGTGGAGCAGATGGTCGCCCCGGACGGGGTCTACGAGGCGGCGATGGCCTGGGCGCGCCAGTTCGTGGGCGCTCCGGCACTCGCGCTGGCCGCGGTCAAGGCCTCGGTCGACGCGCTGGGAGCCCCGATGGAGCGGGCGTTGGCGGACCAGCGCCGGTATGCCGAGGTGTTCGGCGCCGCCGCCGGCAGCTCGCCGGACGAAGATCAGCGGCCGACACCGGAGCCATAA
- a CDS encoding NUDIX hydrolase, producing the protein MTQHPPPPLPARPAATVMLVREGAAAAGGSALDVFLMRRHAAMQFAAGVMVFPGGGVDDRDRSTETAWHGPDPTWWAQRFGVDTDLAAALVCAAARETFEESGVLFAGPADDSGRVVSDASVYADARRALTAGELSFADFLNAEKLILHAELLRPWANWVTPEAERTRRYDTYFFVGALPMGQRADGENTEADRAGWLTPEAAIEDFAAGNSFLLPPTWTQLDSLVGRSVEAVMTVERQIVVVQPALARRGDNWEIEFFNSERYNAARGKRWTG; encoded by the coding sequence ATGACCCAACATCCGCCACCACCGTTACCCGCGCGGCCTGCCGCGACGGTGATGTTGGTGCGTGAGGGCGCGGCGGCCGCCGGCGGGAGCGCTCTCGACGTGTTCCTGATGCGTCGCCATGCCGCGATGCAGTTTGCCGCCGGGGTGATGGTGTTTCCCGGCGGGGGAGTCGACGACCGCGACCGCAGTACGGAGACCGCCTGGCACGGACCGGATCCGACCTGGTGGGCGCAGCGTTTCGGGGTGGACACCGATCTGGCGGCCGCCCTGGTCTGTGCTGCCGCGCGCGAGACCTTCGAGGAATCCGGGGTGCTGTTCGCCGGTCCCGCCGATGATTCCGGGCGAGTTGTCTCCGACGCTTCGGTCTACGCCGACGCCCGTCGAGCGCTGACCGCCGGGGAGCTCTCGTTCGCCGATTTCCTCAACGCCGAGAAGCTGATCCTGCATGCCGAGTTGCTGCGGCCCTGGGCGAACTGGGTGACTCCGGAGGCGGAACGCACCCGCCGCTACGACACGTACTTTTTCGTGGGCGCGCTGCCAATGGGTCAGCGCGCGGACGGGGAGAACACCGAGGCCGACCGGGCGGGCTGGCTCACCCCGGAGGCGGCGATCGAAGACTTCGCGGCGGGAAACAGCTTTTTGCTGCCGCCGACCTGGACGCAGCTGGATTCGCTGGTGGGCCGCAGCGTCGAAGCGGTGATGACGGTGGAGCGTCAGATCGTGGTGGTGCAGCCGGCCCTGGCTCGCCGCGGCGATAACTGGGAGATCGAATTCTTCAATTCCGAGCGGTACAACGCGGCACGTGGGAAGAGGTGGACCGGGTGA
- a CDS encoding ABC transporter ATP-binding protein — MRHDRAVPDTGCSAPAAGADQDLLIQFEGVSLCRDGRTLVGPLDWSVELDERWVIIGPNGAGKTSLLRIAAASEHPSAGVAYVLGERLGRVDTTELRARVGLSSAALAQRIPGGETVSDLVISAGYAVLGRWRERYDAVDHERAVDMLESLGAEHLADRTYGTLSEGERKRVLIARALMTDPELLLLDEPAAGLDLGGREELVARLADLAADPDAPAIVLVTHHVEEIPVGFTHCLLLAEGRAVASGLLDEVLTAENLSATYGQSISLDVIDGRYFARRTRTRAAHRRRA; from the coding sequence ATACGGCACGATAGGGCCGTGCCCGATACCGGATGTTCCGCTCCCGCAGCCGGGGCCGACCAGGATCTGTTGATCCAGTTCGAGGGCGTATCGCTGTGCCGTGATGGACGGACCCTGGTGGGCCCGCTGGACTGGTCGGTCGAGCTCGACGAGCGCTGGGTGATCATCGGCCCCAACGGGGCGGGCAAGACCTCGTTGCTGCGGATCGCCGCCGCCAGCGAGCACCCCTCCGCGGGTGTGGCTTACGTGTTGGGTGAGCGGCTCGGCCGGGTCGACACCACCGAGCTGCGGGCCCGGGTCGGTCTGAGCTCGGCAGCCCTGGCACAGCGGATACCGGGTGGGGAAACGGTCAGCGACTTGGTCATCTCGGCCGGCTACGCGGTGCTCGGGCGGTGGCGGGAGCGCTACGACGCCGTCGATCATGAGCGGGCGGTCGACATGCTGGAGAGCCTGGGCGCCGAGCACCTGGCCGATCGCACGTACGGCACGCTGTCCGAAGGCGAACGCAAGCGGGTGCTGATCGCCCGGGCGCTGATGACCGACCCGGAGCTGCTGCTGCTCGACGAGCCCGCGGCGGGCCTGGACCTGGGTGGTCGCGAAGAGCTGGTCGCCCGCTTGGCGGATCTGGCCGCTGATCCCGATGCGCCCGCGATCGTGCTGGTAACCCACCACGTCGAGGAGATCCCGGTCGGCTTCACCCACTGCCTGCTGCTGGCCGAGGGCCGCGCCGTGGCATCCGGTCTGCTCGACGAGGTGCTCACCGCCGAAAACCTGTCGGCCACTTACGGGCAGTCGATCTCGCTGGACGTCATCGACGGGCGTTACTTCGCGCGCCGGACCCGTACCCGAGCCGCCCACCGGAGGCGCGCATGA
- a CDS encoding PE-PPE domain-containing protein, with protein MVRISSAVAVGLISAGFIVCPSPADAAAPAVQLTGAGSPLGGGTALIMGGSGMPTPGPGYADLVNELYLAPLGFTGTTQILTTPETLYPFLGAFTGTFDSSVEVGSQILEAAILDQIAGGQVDADNPVVVFGWSQSAVISSLLMEQLADQGVPSDYVHFVLIGNESLPNGGMLSRFDIPTGTYPVIPSLGMTFSGAAPANLFPTTVYTNEYDGFANFPQYTINFLSTINAVMGIIFAHTTYLGLSPEDIANAVPLPTSDPDLLTDYYIIPSSTLPLLAPLQLLPYIGNPLVDLLDPALRVLVNLGYGNIEHGWSPEFADTPTGIGVLPDFSVLQQVPQALFDGVQKGITDAFNTLMDPANYVYSLPEWAEQLTSLGVIMDGGETSFGVPVPTTWDDLFGSFPPHTGYPPLDVLSALVFTLPEYSYNVFMSELADGDLLDAIGLPLAATAGLLPLALIGALL; from the coding sequence ATGGTCCGTATTTCCAGTGCTGTCGCGGTCGGGCTTATCAGTGCCGGTTTCATCGTCTGCCCCTCCCCTGCGGACGCCGCGGCGCCGGCTGTCCAGCTCACCGGCGCCGGCTCGCCCCTGGGCGGCGGGACCGCGCTGATCATGGGCGGCAGCGGCATGCCCACGCCCGGCCCCGGCTACGCGGACCTGGTCAACGAGCTCTACCTGGCGCCCCTCGGCTTCACCGGCACCACCCAGATCCTGACCACCCCCGAAACGCTGTACCCGTTCCTGGGTGCGTTCACCGGGACTTTCGACAGTTCGGTGGAAGTAGGCAGCCAGATCCTGGAGGCCGCGATCCTCGACCAGATCGCCGGCGGTCAGGTCGACGCCGACAACCCCGTCGTGGTGTTCGGGTGGTCGCAAAGCGCGGTGATCTCGTCGCTGCTGATGGAACAACTCGCCGACCAGGGTGTGCCCAGCGACTACGTGCACTTCGTGCTGATCGGCAACGAGAGCCTTCCCAACGGCGGCATGCTGTCCCGCTTCGACATTCCGACCGGGACGTATCCGGTAATACCCAGCCTCGGAATGACATTCAGTGGCGCAGCGCCCGCCAATCTCTTCCCCACCACCGTCTACACCAACGAGTACGACGGTTTCGCCAATTTTCCGCAGTATACGATCAACTTCTTGTCCACGATCAACGCCGTGATGGGCATCATCTTCGCGCACACGACCTATCTGGGGCTCAGTCCCGAGGACATCGCAAACGCGGTACCGCTTCCGACGTCGGACCCGGATCTCTTGACCGACTACTACATAATCCCCTCCAGCACGTTGCCGCTGCTGGCTCCGCTGCAGCTGCTGCCCTACATCGGCAACCCGCTGGTCGATCTACTTGATCCGGCACTGCGAGTGCTGGTGAACCTGGGATACGGCAACATCGAGCACGGCTGGAGCCCGGAATTCGCCGACACCCCCACCGGCATCGGAGTCCTGCCCGACTTCAGTGTCCTGCAGCAGGTTCCGCAAGCACTGTTCGACGGCGTGCAAAAGGGCATCACCGACGCCTTCAACACCTTGATGGATCCCGCCAACTACGTCTATTCACTGCCGGAGTGGGCCGAACAGTTGACGAGCCTGGGCGTCATCATGGACGGCGGAGAGACCTCTTTCGGAGTTCCGGTGCCCACCACGTGGGACGACCTCTTCGGATCGTTCCCGCCGCATACGGGCTACCCGCCGCTGGACGTGCTCAGCGCCTTGGTGTTCACGCTGCCCGAGTACAGCTACAACGTCTTCATGTCCGAGCTCGCCGACGGCGACCTCCTCGACGCCATCGGGTTACCGCTGGCCGCCACCGCCGGGCTCCTGCCGCTGGCGTTGATCGGGGCGCTGCTGTAA
- the serB gene encoding phosphoserine phosphatase SerB: MSAPKVPVLITVTGVDQPGVTSALFEVLSRYQVELLNVEQVVVRGRLTLGVLVSVTPEVADGTALADEVTAAIHGVGLDVTIQRGDDAPIIAAPSTHRIVVLGRPVAATALGALAHEIAEVDANIDMIRGVSDYPVTGLELRISVPDGSAGRLQTALSKVAAQQQVDVAFQDASLSRRTKRLIVFDVDSTLIQGEVIEMLAERAGAGDAVAAITEAAMRGELDFAESLHHRVSTLAGLPASVVDEVAEQIELTPGARTTVRTLRRLGFKCGVVSGGFRQVIEPLAADLQLDFVAANELEIVDGKLTGRVTGAVVDRAGKAEALREFAAQMGVPLEQTVAVGDGANDIDMLSTAGLGVAFNAKPALREIADASLSYPYLDTVLFLLGVTRAEIEAADAHDGLLRRVEIPPA; this comes from the coding sequence GTGAGCGCGCCCAAGGTGCCGGTGCTGATCACCGTCACCGGTGTCGATCAACCTGGCGTGACATCGGCCCTCTTCGAGGTGCTGTCGCGTTACCAGGTGGAGTTGCTCAACGTCGAGCAAGTGGTGGTCCGCGGTCGGCTGACCCTGGGCGTGCTGGTCTCGGTGACGCCGGAAGTGGCGGACGGGACGGCCCTGGCCGACGAGGTCACCGCCGCGATTCACGGCGTCGGCCTCGACGTCACGATCCAGCGCGGCGACGACGCGCCGATCATCGCCGCGCCGTCCACCCATCGCATCGTCGTGCTGGGGCGGCCGGTGGCTGCCACCGCGCTGGGGGCGCTGGCCCACGAGATCGCCGAGGTCGATGCGAACATCGACATGATCCGGGGCGTTTCCGACTACCCGGTGACCGGGCTGGAACTGCGGATCTCGGTTCCCGACGGCAGCGCCGGGCGGTTGCAGACCGCGCTGAGCAAAGTCGCCGCCCAACAGCAGGTCGACGTGGCGTTCCAAGACGCCAGCCTGTCGCGCCGGACCAAGCGGCTGATCGTGTTCGACGTCGACTCCACCCTGATCCAGGGCGAGGTCATCGAGATGCTGGCCGAGCGGGCCGGCGCCGGGGACGCGGTGGCCGCGATCACCGAGGCCGCCATGCGCGGCGAGCTCGACTTCGCCGAGTCGCTGCACCACCGGGTGTCCACGCTGGCCGGCCTGCCCGCCAGTGTCGTCGACGAGGTGGCCGAGCAGATCGAGCTGACCCCCGGGGCGCGGACAACCGTGCGCACCCTGCGCCGGCTCGGCTTCAAATGCGGGGTGGTCTCCGGTGGTTTCCGCCAGGTGATCGAGCCGCTGGCCGCCGACCTGCAGCTGGACTTTGTGGCGGCCAACGAGCTGGAGATCGTGGACGGCAAACTCACCGGACGGGTCACCGGTGCCGTGGTGGACCGGGCCGGCAAAGCCGAGGCGCTGCGCGAGTTCGCCGCCCAGATGGGCGTGCCGCTGGAACAGACCGTGGCCGTCGGCGACGGCGCCAATGACATCGACATGCTGTCCACGGCGGGGCTGGGCGTGGCCTTCAACGCCAAGCCGGCGTTGCGTGAGATCGCCGACGCCTCCCTGAGTTACCCGTACCTGGACACCGTGCTGTTCCTGCTCGGGGTCACCCGGGCAGAGATCGAAGCCGCCGACGCCCACGACGGCTTGCTGCGCCGAGTCGAGATTCCGCCGGCTTAG
- the ctaD gene encoding aa3-type cytochrome oxidase subunit I, whose protein sequence is MTAEAPPRAELEASRPFPARMGPKGSLIYKLITTTDHKLIGIMYVVACMAFFFIGGLLALLMRTELAVPGLQFLSNEQFNQLFTMHGTVMLLFYATPIVFGFANLVLPLQIGAPDVAFPRLNAFSFWLFLFGATIALAGFITPGGAADFGWTAYTPLSDAVHSPGAGGDLWIMGLAVGGLGTILGAVNMITTVACMRAPGMTMFRLPIFTWNILVTSILVLIVFPLLTAALLGLAVDRHLGGHVYDSANGGVLLWQHLFWFFGHPEVYIIALPFFGIVSEVFPVFSRKPIFGYVTLVYATLAIAGLSTAVWAHHMYATGAVLLPFFSLLTLMIAIPTGLKFFNWIGTMWRGQLTFETPMLFALGFIITFMAGGLTGVMLASPPLDFHVSDSYFLIAHFHYVLFGTIVFATFSGIYFWFPKMTGRLLDERLGKLHFWLTFIGFHTTFLIQHWLGNMGMPRRYADYLPTDGFTSLNIVSTVGAFILGSSMIAFTWNVFKSWRYGEVVTVDDPWGYGNSLEWATSCPPPRHNFTELPRIRSERPAFELHYPHMIDRLRAEAHVGRHPGDEVYEPANA, encoded by the coding sequence TTGACCGCCGAAGCACCCCCACGCGCAGAACTCGAGGCCAGTCGGCCCTTCCCTGCGCGGATGGGCCCCAAGGGCAGTCTGATCTACAAGCTGATCACCACCACCGATCACAAGCTGATCGGCATCATGTATGTCGTCGCCTGTATGGCCTTCTTCTTCATCGGCGGCCTGCTCGCGTTGCTGATGCGTACCGAGTTGGCGGTGCCGGGCCTGCAGTTCCTGTCCAACGAGCAGTTCAACCAGCTGTTCACCATGCACGGCACGGTGATGCTGCTGTTCTACGCCACCCCGATCGTGTTCGGGTTCGCCAACCTGGTCCTGCCGCTGCAGATCGGTGCCCCGGACGTGGCCTTCCCGCGGTTGAACGCGTTCTCGTTCTGGCTGTTCCTGTTCGGCGCCACCATCGCCCTGGCCGGCTTCATCACCCCGGGCGGTGCCGCTGACTTCGGCTGGACGGCCTACACCCCGCTGAGCGACGCGGTGCACTCGCCGGGCGCCGGCGGCGACCTGTGGATCATGGGCCTGGCCGTCGGTGGTCTGGGCACCATCCTGGGTGCGGTGAACATGATCACCACGGTGGCGTGCATGCGCGCCCCGGGCATGACGATGTTCCGGCTGCCGATCTTCACCTGGAACATCCTGGTCACCTCGATCCTGGTGCTGATCGTGTTCCCGCTGCTGACCGCCGCGCTGCTGGGCCTGGCGGTGGACCGTCACCTGGGCGGGCACGTCTATGACTCCGCGAACGGCGGTGTGCTGTTGTGGCAGCACCTGTTCTGGTTCTTCGGCCACCCCGAGGTGTACATCATCGCGCTGCCGTTCTTCGGCATCGTCAGTGAAGTGTTCCCGGTCTTCTCCCGCAAGCCGATCTTCGGTTACGTCACCCTGGTGTACGCGACGCTGGCCATCGCCGGGCTGTCGACCGCGGTGTGGGCGCACCACATGTACGCCACCGGCGCGGTGCTGCTGCCGTTCTTCTCGCTGCTGACCCTGATGATCGCCATCCCGACCGGCCTGAAGTTCTTCAACTGGATCGGCACCATGTGGCGGGGCCAGTTGACCTTCGAGACGCCGATGCTGTTCGCGCTGGGCTTCATCATCACGTTCATGGCCGGTGGTCTGACCGGCGTGATGCTCGCCAGCCCGCCGCTGGACTTCCACGTCAGCGACAGCTACTTCCTGATCGCGCACTTCCACTACGTGCTGTTCGGCACCATCGTGTTCGCGACCTTCTCCGGTATCTACTTCTGGTTCCCGAAGATGACCGGCCGGCTGCTCGACGAACGGCTCGGGAAGCTGCACTTCTGGCTGACCTTCATCGGCTTCCACACCACGTTCCTGATCCAGCACTGGCTGGGCAACATGGGCATGCCGCGCCGCTACGCGGACTACCTGCCCACCGACGGCTTCACCTCGCTGAACATCGTGTCGACCGTCGGCGCGTTCATCCTGGGCTCGTCGATGATCGCCTTCACCTGGAACGTGTTCAAGAGCTGGCGTTACGGTGAGGTTGTCACCGTCGACGACCCGTGGGGCTACGGCAACTCCCTGGAGTGGGCGACCAGTTGCCCGCCGCCTCGGCACAACTTCACCGAGCTGCCCCGGATCCGTTCGGAGCGTCCCGCTTTCGAGCTGCACTACCCGCACATGATCGATCGGCTGCGGGCCGAGGCACACGTCGGCCGTCACCCCGGCGACGAAGTGTACGAACCCGCGAACGCTTGA
- a CDS encoding ABC transporter substrate-binding protein — translation MTRVDRRATSASALIVTLLTASGCGGDGAQTAPSSTATTTTMVAGAGVLGNDRRPDEACAPDPARPDPGPSMRWVHNAAGVERSNVEVPEDAERIVVLAGGQLDTLCALGLQSRVVGAAVADGADGQPSYLGALLHAVPAVGSDSKPDTDAIAALRPDLILGADGRTPGYAELAAIAPTVFTAAPGAAWEDDVRGVGAATARAGAAEDVLERFGADAAETREVSDANHFQVSVVALTDDSVRVYGASGFAASVLKAVGVDRPPLQRFTDRPYLDLSAGEGDLAGRADFSAADGDIVYVSFTSPAAKARAATVFESVAWRRLGATRDSRVFVVNNEVWQTGQGPIAARGVVEDLRWVNAPIN, via the coding sequence GTGACCAGGGTGGACCGGCGGGCGACGTCCGCATCAGCACTCATCGTGACCTTGCTCACGGCCTCCGGCTGCGGAGGCGACGGGGCGCAAACCGCACCGAGCTCGACGGCGACCACCACCACGATGGTCGCCGGGGCCGGCGTGCTCGGCAACGATCGCCGTCCCGACGAGGCCTGCGCGCCAGATCCGGCCCGCCCCGACCCCGGGCCGTCGATGCGCTGGGTCCACAACGCGGCCGGGGTGGAACGGTCCAACGTCGAAGTTCCCGAGGACGCGGAGCGCATCGTGGTGCTCGCCGGGGGCCAGCTCGACACGCTGTGCGCGCTGGGTCTGCAGTCCCGGGTCGTCGGCGCAGCCGTGGCGGACGGCGCGGACGGCCAGCCCTCCTATTTGGGTGCACTGCTGCACGCCGTGCCGGCGGTGGGCTCGGACAGCAAGCCCGACACCGATGCGATCGCCGCTCTGCGCCCGGATCTGATCCTGGGCGCCGATGGCCGCACGCCCGGCTACGCCGAACTCGCCGCCATCGCCCCCACTGTGTTCACCGCGGCGCCGGGCGCGGCCTGGGAGGACGATGTCCGCGGTGTCGGCGCTGCGACCGCGCGCGCCGGCGCCGCCGAGGACGTGCTCGAGCGGTTTGGCGCGGACGCCGCCGAGACCCGCGAGGTCAGCGACGCGAACCACTTCCAGGTCTCGGTGGTTGCGCTCACCGACGACAGCGTGCGGGTCTACGGGGCGTCGGGTTTCGCCGCCAGCGTGCTCAAGGCCGTCGGAGTGGATCGGCCGCCGCTGCAGCGGTTCACCGACCGTCCCTACCTCGACCTCTCCGCCGGCGAGGGCGATCTGGCCGGCCGGGCAGACTTCTCCGCGGCAGACGGCGACATCGTCTACGTGTCGTTCACCTCACCGGCCGCCAAGGCCCGCGCCGCCACGGTCTTCGAAAGTGTCGCCTGGCGGCGGCTGGGCGCCACCCGCGACAGCCGGGTGTTCGTGGTCAACAACGAGGTGTGGCAGACCGGGCAGGGACCGATCGCCGCGCGTGGCGTGGTCGAGGACCTGCGTTGGGTGAACGCGCCGATCAACTAG
- a CDS encoding NAD(P)-dependent alcohol dehydrogenase — translation MSTVSAYAATAPDAPLTRTTITRRDPGPHDVVFDIAFAGICHSDIHTVKAEWGLPQYPVVPGHEIAGIVTAVGPEVTKFRVGDRVGVGCFVDSCRECANCQAGLEQYCTGGGMIGTYAGVGRDGQPTQGGYSGAIVVDENYVLSIPDEIPLDAAAPLLCAGVTTYSPLRHWNVGPGKRIAVIGLGGLGHMAVKLGAAMGAEVTVLSQSLKKMEDGLRLGARHYHATSDRQTFKDLRNRFDVILNTVSASLDLGAYLNLLTLDGTLVELGMPEQALTVPPSPLVRMRRSVTGSLIGGIAETQEMLNFCAQHGVQPEIEVIEPDYINTAYERVLASDVRYRFVIDTASLRQS, via the coding sequence ATGTCCACCGTTTCCGCCTACGCCGCCACCGCGCCGGATGCACCGCTGACCAGGACCACCATCACCCGCCGGGATCCCGGACCGCACGACGTGGTGTTCGACATCGCCTTCGCCGGCATCTGCCACTCCGACATCCACACCGTCAAAGCCGAGTGGGGCCTCCCGCAATATCCGGTGGTTCCGGGCCACGAGATCGCCGGGATCGTCACCGCCGTCGGGCCGGAAGTCACGAAGTTCCGGGTGGGCGACCGCGTCGGCGTCGGCTGCTTCGTCGACTCCTGCCGCGAGTGCGCCAACTGCCAAGCCGGACTTGAGCAATACTGCACCGGCGGGGGGATGATCGGCACCTATGCCGGCGTCGGCCGCGATGGTCAGCCCACGCAGGGCGGCTACAGCGGCGCGATCGTCGTCGACGAGAACTACGTGTTGAGCATCCCCGACGAGATTCCGCTGGATGCCGCCGCCCCGCTGCTTTGCGCGGGAGTGACCACGTATTCGCCGCTGCGGCACTGGAATGTGGGGCCCGGCAAGCGAATCGCGGTCATCGGACTCGGCGGGCTCGGGCACATGGCCGTCAAACTCGGCGCCGCGATGGGAGCCGAGGTCACCGTGCTGTCGCAGTCGCTGAAGAAGATGGAGGACGGCCTGAGATTGGGCGCGCGGCACTACCACGCCACGAGCGACCGGCAGACGTTCAAGGACCTGCGCAACCGGTTCGACGTCATCTTGAACACCGTCTCGGCCAGCCTCGACCTGGGCGCCTACCTGAATCTGCTGACCCTGGACGGCACCCTGGTCGAACTGGGCATGCCCGAGCAGGCGCTGACGGTGCCGCCCAGTCCGCTGGTCAGAATGCGGCGCAGCGTGACGGGGTCGTTGATCGGCGGCATTGCCGAGACCCAGGAAATGCTGAACTTCTGCGCCCAGCACGGCGTGCAACCCGAGATCGAGGTCATCGAACCGGACTACATCAACACCGCTTACGAGCGGGTGCTGGCGTCCGACGTGCGCTACCGCTTCGTCATCGACACGGCGTCGTTACGGCAGTCCTGA